The Atribacter laminatus genome contains the following window.
ATTGAGGAAAACATCATAGACCGATTTATCCGATAAGTCAGTTAAAGCCACTGCCACATCCCAGACATCCTGATCAGGAGCTGCTGGTTTGACGTTCCCCCAGGACACCGATGAAGTTTTCATCCTTCCGGTGTCGGGA
Protein-coding sequences here:
- a CDS encoding DUF1659 domain-containing protein, which codes for MAVTAVEQTNRLRIRFEEGLDPDTGRMKTSSVSWGNVKPAAPDQDVWDVAVALTDLSDKSVYDVFLNEGKLLTE